DNA sequence from the Alosa sapidissima isolate fAloSap1 chromosome 13, fAloSap1.pri, whole genome shotgun sequence genome:
cacacacacacacacacacatcaacacacacacacacacacacacacacacacacatcaacacacacgcacacacacacatcaacacacacacacgcacacatgcacacacaaacacacatcaacacacacgcacacacacacagttccattGTTAAGACATGACATCAGATGACATCATGTttacatgctaacatgctaatacTGATTACACATGCACTGACAGGAGACAGGGCTTCAGTAAACATTAAAGTATGTTTACAAAAATCATTAGACTAGTCATATTTGGTttcacttcaaacacacacacggttgtGAGGTCATGCAGAGAGATGGATCTGTGTCAGACAGCTATACTCATGTGAGCCAACGCTAGCTCATGAGCAAAGCTGAACAACAACAGTCAGCTgcatcctcccctctctctcacacacacacaccacacaaaaccCCATAACATTTCATTCAGTGGACATGCTAACAGGGACATGCTAAAGCACGGTCATGAGAGTCATCAGGCTCAGACTGAGTGTAGGGCAGGGAAGAGTGACCTCTCATGTCATGATTTCAGCCAGTAAAGCCACAGTGAGTATAAAGAGGGAATGCCCCCCCCCTCGCTAAAAGCCAGAGGAATGTCCCCCCCTCACTGATAGCCAGTAGACGAAGCCTGTTGCATCTACTGTATCTACCAGATACCTCACTtcaggggttcccaacctttttcGGCAGGGTGACCTTATGTTGAGGTCACAAAATGTTGGCGACCCCAATCATTCACAACATCTCTGTTGGAACATCCAGCCGTAAGCGATACTTTGATTTGATTATCTACCAGATACCATGTAGTAGCGAGCCCATCAGTGGATGCTGCTCTGAGTATGTTGGGCCTGAAGTAGAGTACTAACTGCTCTGAGTGTGTTAGGCCTGAAGTAGAGTACTAACTCTGCTCTGAGTATGTTAGGCCTGAAGTAGAGTACTAACTCTGCTCTGAGTATGTTAGGCCTGAAGTAAAGTACTAACTTTGCTCTGAGTATGTTAGGCCTTAAGTAGAGTACTTACTCTGAACATCCTTCTAGGAGAATGATGGACCTGTCATATTGCCACACTACTACTCTGAGCATGTCAAGTCTGTAATAGGGTACTTACTCTGCTGTGAATATGTTGAGTCTGGAGCAGGGTACTTACTCTGAGGATACTACTGAGAGTATGTAGGGTACTTACTCTGAGGATACTGCTGAGAGTATGTAGGGTACTTACTTTGAGGATAATGTAGGGTACTTACTCTGAGGATACTGCTGTGAGTGCATGTAGCCTGGGGCAGATGACGCAGGAGGGGCAGCACTCACAGGAGCCTGAAGACCAAATGGTGGAACACTAGGGTCAacctgagaatgagagagagagagagagaacaagagagagcgagagagagagaatgagaatgagagagagagagagagagagagaggaagagagaggaagagagaagagaaagagggaaagagagaagaaaaaaagagggaggaagggagagaaagacagatagatagacagacagacagacagacagacagacagaaagaaaggtaAATGAAGAGATTTATTTGGATAGGCCTTTGAATGACCACAGGTCATGTTGACAGGTGCCAAAGGCTCCAAGTTCTGTGATCAGGTGAGACAGGAGACAGTTGCCACAGGAACCAGCCATCCAGTCAGTCATCCACCCTCATTTACGTACGCAGACTGACATCAGGGGGCAAGAGTGAGTCAGTGGACCAGGACGCAGGCATGTggatagtgagtgtgtgtgttggtgtgtgagtgtgagagtgtgtgtgtgtgtgtgagagagagtgtgtgtgtgggtgtgtgtgtgtgcacatgtgtgagagtgtgtgtgtgtgtggtggtggtgggggggggggggggtgtatgtgtgtgtgtctttgtgagtgtgtgtgtatgtgtgtgagagagagagagtgtgtgcgtgtgtaagagagtgtgtgtgtgtgtgtgtgtgtgtgtgtgtgggggggggggggggggggggggggtgagtgtgtgtatgtgtgtacgtgtgtgtgtgtgtgcgtgtatgtgtgtgagagtgtgtctgtctgtgtgtgtgtgtgtgtgtgtgtgtttgtgtgtgtgtgtgtgtgtgagagagagtgtgtgtgtgtgtgtgtgtgtgtgtgtgtatctgtgtgagatGGACGTTGGAGACCAAGACACAAGCTGGAGGCTGAAATGGCTTGTTAAATGTTGCATGGACACAGGAGTTATAAGGTCATGCGCACCCTGCCGATTTCAACCAGAGAGGTGATGTCATGCGGAATGTTAGAAacagctggagaggagagaaagggtgagGCACACTATAGGAAGTCCCATCCTGCACCACTGGGGTGTAGTACAAGCGCGAGGCACTAGGTGGCAGTGCAGTATCACATCGCTGCTGGgctgtggagaggagagtgaggccTACTCTACTGTAGGAGAATGGGAGAGGGTGCAGTACAAGCGTTAGGCACTAGGGGGCAGCAAGGCATCATGTCACTGCTGGGCGGTGAGGAAGAACTCGAGGGCTACTCTACTGAGCGTGGTCACATGCAGCTGAGGAAGGCAGGCTGGACCTAAGCAAGgcacattactgagagacacaGGCAGGagtcacatacacaacacacaaacacatgcatgcacacacacactccaacacaaacacacacacacctgagtgaACAGGTAGGGTATGTGAGGGGCTGGGATTTGGGATGTGAAGTAATAGGGTGGGTGTGTTGAACTCCATTAGCAGTTGTGGGTGTGAGCGGGTCCGCTTGTTTTCTGTGGTATTTCATGGCTAGTAAGTGAGTGGGGTGTGTTGTATACAGAGTAGAACTGTGGATGTGGTCGCACTGTGTGGCATAGAGAATACTGCTGTGTGGCATAGTGAATACTGCTGTGTGGCATAGTGAATGCTGTGGATGTGGTCGCACTGTGTGACTTAGTGAATACTGCTGTGTGGCATAGTGAATGCTGTGGATGTGGTCGCACTGTGTGACTTAGTGAATACTGTGGTTGGTTGGACGTGGTAAATTGTGTTGTGGTTGCGTTGTTTAGTATACAGAATAGAATTGTGGATGTAGGGCAAGCGTGCTGCTTATTGTATAGTGTGTACCACATGATGAACACACGCTAGGTTTATCTAGGTGTAGCTGTAGGTTAGTGAACAGTACGCCtgtgagtgttttgtgtgtgtgtgtgtgggatacaTGCGGTctacatatattcatgcatGCTGGTGTATACATGTACTGTACTAGGTGTTCCTGAATGTCTATTGTAtgattgtattgtgtgtgtgtgtgtgtgtgtacatgtgtgtgtgtactggtttatgttgcgttgtgtgtgtgtgtgtgtgtgttagtgatgggcaaatgaagctttggtgaaccactgaaccacaggagtgtgaacctagcgacactagctgaaaagcaaaaagatggccgccacacatacttttttcaacataaaagtcttTAGCAAACCAATAattttggttacatatactggtttgggtaaggacttttatgttgaaaaatctacatgtggcagccatattggattttttcattagtgttgctagcttcacactactgtggtttagtggttcaccaaagcttcatttgcccaatACTATGTCTGTACTGGTTTAtgttgcgttgtgtgtgtgtgtgtgtgtgtacctgtggttcAGGGGCAGGGCCTAGAGGCCGAGGGGCACTGGGAAGGACAGTTGGGGTTTGGTTACTCCAGGAGGTGACTGTGGAGGCGGACCTGAactgcacacgtgcacacacacgggcacacacacgcacacgcacacacaatgccAACAAAGAACCATCATGATGTGGAAGacagacacaccaacaccaaccaGACATATGACCATACcaacaaacagcacacacacacacacacacacacacacacacacacagaagagaacAACAGCCGGTGTAACACTGAAATTCTTTGATTAAAGTGAAACACACAATATTATTATGACATACATGACATCATCAGGAGGGACCATCAGTGCTGTTTGTTGCCGgttcggggttcgaaccggcaaccctccggttacaagcctgaagcgctaaccagtaggccacggctgtgtgtgtgtgtgtgtgtgtgtgtgtgtgcgtgtgcgtgtgcgtgtgcgtgtgcgtgtgcgtgtgcgtgtgcgtgtgcgtatatgtgtgtgtgtgtgagagagtttatgtgtatgtgtgtaaatagcgctaaccagtaggccacggctggctgtgtgtgtgtgtgtgtgtgtgtgtgtgtgtgtgtgtgtgtgtgtgtgtgtgttacctgctgGTAGTACTGAGGTGCTGTGTGTGCGGGTGCCGGGGCGGGCACAGGCTGTGCGGAGTGCTGCTGATTGTAGGCGTACGCTGGCGCTGCCGCTGGCCTGGCTGTGGGCATGTTGGTGGGCGCAGGGTGGGCACTGGGGGCCTGGGGGGTGGCAGTCACGGGGGCGGCCTGGTGCCCAAGAGCCCTGCTGAGACGATCCCGCAGCCTCTCCACCACTTCCtgacatgagaacacacacacacacacacacactgctgttacAATACACACCCGCTACACCACCTCCTGACACCTCCTGACAcgcagcggcgcgcctggtctacaaccaacccaaaagggcacatgttaccccgctgctcatccagctacactggttacctatggcggcccgcatcaaattcaagtctctaacgcttgcctacaaagtagtctccggttctgctcccacctacttgaatgccctcatacagacttacactacctccagaccgctgcgctcctctgacgaacgacgtctagctctaccaccggtacgctcaagccaatccaaacttttctcatctgttgttcctcgttggtggaacacactgccagttcctacaagggcagggacatccttttccacgttcaaaaaactcctgaagacccagctctttagagaacatctactctcatagcaacacttacaacaagtcttactgatcctagcactcaccagccgttttaaactgacaagtaactgttaaaatacagcactcaccgacgcacttattcttactgtactctaatgtgttttttttaaactgtcctaaaattgtgagaattgttctaaaacttactgtttaccatgttgttagtcgctttggttaaaaagcgtcagccaaatgtaatgtaatgtaatgagaacacacacacacacacacactgctgttacAATACACACCCGCTACACCACCTCCtgacatgagaacacacacacacacacacacacacactgctgttacAATACACACCCGCTACACCACCTCCtgacatgagaacacacacacacacactactgttaCAATACACACCCGCCACACCACCTCCTgatatgagaacacacacacacacacacacacacacacacacacacacacactactgttaCAATACACACCCGCTACACCACCTCCTGACATGGGAACACACACTACTGTTACACACCCGCTACACCACTTCCTGacatgggaacacacacacacacacgcacacacactactgttacacacccactcatttttttttgttagtcTGACATTTCCCAGGTTGCcaaattgtgtatgaaatacaccctactgtacatatagcctacataatgaCTTCCTTTTGTAATAAAACCTGCTAACCCAAACCCCAAATAAGAAAGCGGGTGTACACTGCACAGCCACTGAGTCTCGCAAGAAAGCGGTCTAGTTGAATAACCTGGTTTGTCAAATTGTTGGAGAagaacgaccgaaatgcagtgttccaAGGAGTGAAtgaaacatgttaaatatgCAAAACTGATTCTGTGCAAACACTGACACCCTGGGtcttgagggtgtgtgtgggctcttAATGGCTCTTGAGGGTGTGGGACtcttgagggtgtgtgtgggtgtgtgtgggctcttgagtgtgtgtgtgggctcttgagtgtgtgtgtgggtgtgtgtggggctcttgagcgtgtgtgtgggctcttgagggtgtgtgtgggcttttaagggtgtgtgtgggctcttGATGGCtcttgagggtgtgtgtgggctcttGAGAATGTGTGAGGGCTCTTGAGTGTGAGTACGGGGCTCTTGAGGGTGAGTACGGGGCtcttgagggtgtgtgtggggctcttgagggtgtgtgtggggctgcTCACCTGGTTGCTGTTCTCAGGCAGGTAGGCCAGGGCGGTGTCCAGACTACCCTGCGACGCCAGCAGACTGGCGTACTGGCCCATCTTCTGTGCCAACATGGTGCCCATGGTGGAGGCCTGAGCCCCGTGAGTCCGCTCCACCGCCTGGCGCAGAATCACCACCTTCTCCACCAGGTCCTGAAAGGGCAAAGGTCAAACTGGCCATCAACAAGGACAATCAGGGACTCCAACTACCATATTCCATATTCAACTGATCTGACAACAGAGCTGGCACTGCTAACTGTCCTGTGCGGGAATTGCTATCTGACCTGCAGACAGGGCAGGCTGAGAGTGGGCACTGCCAACTGACCAGCAGTGAGAGCGGGAACTGCTAACTGAGCAGTGCTGGGCTAACTGCTAACTGGGCAGTCTTGAACAGACACTGCCAATTGAGCTAAAGAGAGAGCGGGCACTGACCTAGAATCAGAGTAGGCATTGCCAACTGACCAGCAGGTTACCTGACCTGAGAGGACACTGCCAACTGACCTGCAGACATAGTGGGCACTGCTGATAGCGGGCACGGCCAACTGACCTGCAGTGAGAGTGGGCACTGGGCCAACTGACCTGCAGTGAGAGTGGACACTGGGACTCCTGGGCTTTGGTCCAGCAGGTCACGAGCTTCTCCACACTGCCAGCGCAGATGTAACACAAACACGCCTGGGCCTGCAGCGACAAGTCCTCCGCCTGCTCCAGACGAGAGCCCAGCAgacctgatacacacacacacacacacacacatacacacaaacgtgtatggacacagacacgtacaagcgcacgcacacacacacacacacacacacacacacacacacacagaagtgttATTCATAAATATTTCACACTTGGGAGGACTATGCCAATGTCTCCTACTTCTCCATGTGCTATGTGAAAACAGGAAAAACAACCAGCTTTCCCATGAGATAACTAactacagagggagagagaaagaatgtggagagaggagagagagagagggagagaaagatagatagatagatagatagatagatagatactttatataGATACCtgatagatagagagggagagagagagagagagagagagagacagagagagaaagagagaaagatagatagatagatagatagatagatagatagagagggagagagagagagggagaaagagctgACCACAGAGATTGGAGAAGTCCTCAGGCTTGGCGTAGGTCATGACCGCTGCCAGGGCCTCCCTCCAGCTGTGCAGTTCACATGTCTGCAGGATGTCCAGCCAGTCCCTCATCACCACCGCACTGATGAGctgatgaccacacacacacacagacacacacacacagacagacacacacacacgcacgcacgcacgcaaataaatgggcattgaataaactaAGTTAGGGTACTCAAGCAAGTAAAGtcaataaccagatatacaccaattctgtgtggaaatatttatatttctttAAGTGGGACCCCGTTACCTTGGTGATTTTTGTCTGGGTCTTCAGGAAGTACTTCTTCTGGGTCCTCTCCAGGAGTTCCGGTCCACCAGCGATGGCCAGGATGATGCTGTCCGCCATCCGGTTGTCATGGAGACAGAGATCAACGGCGCTCTCAAAGTCGCCTGTGAGCAGTGCCTGTGTGATCAGACCGTCCACTTctaaaaataacacacacacatacatgatcagcagtcaaaataaacataatttaaacatctcaacacacactcacacaaacacacacacaaacactgttttATATCAAACTAGCCTCATTAAACATAAGTCAcaggaaacacagacacagacacacacctattTACAGTACATCCAACTAACCACAAACACAGGTCATCATTAGCAGTCAtaggaaacactgcacacacacagacacagacacagacacagacacacaggtcaTCATTAGCAGTCATAGGAAACactgcacacgcacagacacaaatatCTACAGCACCAAACAGACATCAACACACACTACGACGTGCCTACCTTTGCTAACTTTGAGTTTGACAGGTTCTGAAACGGATGGAGCAGGTGCGGGTGGTTCGACCGCCACTTCAGGTTCCCTCGCGGGTTCTGCAGGTCCTGTGCTTATGTCCTCCGTGGGATCTTCTAAGGGTTCTTCAATAAGGTCATCAgctgcttcctcctcctcctccttctcctccttctcctcctccatctccggTTCCACCACAGCCACTGGCTCTGGTTCTGGCAGCATATCTTCTTCCAGTTGTagttccacctcctcctccggcTCCCACTGTTATACAAACAGGAAGTTAGAGAAGCACCACACATAACAAGCATGCTTTAGAAGCGGCCCGCCAGCCGCCTCCCTCTGATCTGACTTAATGAGCTTTTTGGATTAGGACAGGCCAGTCAAAACATGACACATAGTTTACCATAGTTAACctgccattttgaaaaatgtcaataaAATGACTCAGTTGGGGTTCTACATCTCTTGTATCAAATCAAGTCAATTATCTCTACAAAATGTATgctcaacatacagtatatcatttACCTGCAAATgtacacaaaaagaaaaagacacaGACAACAAAAATGCCCAATATTGCCTTGGTCTGATTTctagtgtttgtttgtatgcttgtacattttaataataataataatgcattttgTTTATGAGCGCCTTTCTCAACACTCATTTTACGAAAATATAATAATCATATAACAGCATCGTAGCTGTAAAATATACTTTAAGGTAGTCATATGGCATCAAATTTGCACTTCAAGAATTcaaatcatttttttctttttttaattacttACTTATTGTTTGCCTGCTTATAAATGAGGTGAGAGTAACCAGGGCAATTCTGGGAAAATCAAGATACTACATTGGCAGCATTCCTGTGTCCCAGTTTAATACCATTAGCAATATCCATTACTATTTGCAGTGTCAATTACCATTAGAAATATCCATTACCATTAGCAGTGTTGATTACCATTAACAATACCTGAGACTATTAGCATTGCTAATTTCCATAAGAAATAACCATTACCATAACCATTATCCTAAACAAATGTCACCACCATACAGTAAGGTCTGCATGATCTATTAGCATTGCTCATAACAATTAGCATTAGGCATTATTTGCATTATCATAATGTCAGTAACCATCAATATCATCCTTAGCCATTACCCTTTATCATTATAGAGTTTCAAAGCCAAAGAGAAAGTACAATGGAACAAAAAATGTAAAGACTGTAATGGAACCAAAAAAACCCTGCAATAATGAAACTTGATAGCGATTAGCGCCATACAGGAAATAAATAGCCGAGGCGGAGCTACACGATGGGACCACACAGGCATATGCCACAGCAACAGACAAGGGTGGACTCGACTCGAGACGAGGGTACCTCCTGTAGGGTTCTCTCCTCCTCGGAGGGAGCGGGGACCACTGGCTCCTGCGTGTCCCCTGGTAGATCCACCACAGGCTCAGGGGCAGGAGCCTGCATGACCACCCGGGGCTCAGGTGCGCCCTCTGCTCGATCAGAGAGGTCACACGCCTGAGACAGCTGCTGTGAAGGGGCACCAGGTGTGAACATGGGCACTGGATGCAAGGGTACTGGAGGAGACGGGTCAACTACAGGCACTTCAGGTGGAGGAGCAGAAAGGTCTGCAGCAGGTATGCACTGTGGCACAGGTGGAACGGCAACAGCAGGTATAGACTCGGGTACAGGTGAAATGCCAACAACAGGTAGCAGCTGAGATACAGGTGAAATGCCAACAACAGGTAGAGGCTCAGGTACAGGTAATATACCAACAGCAGGTACAGGCTCAGGAGCAGGTGAGGAGACAATGCCAGGTACAGTATCAAGCACAGGTGGTTGGACATCTTGGGGTATACATTCATTTACAGGAAGTTGGGCCACTGGTGGAAAGGAGAGGTCAACTGAAGACGCAAGGTCAATCTGGGGAGCTGGGACTTCCATGGGGGCCAGACCAAAGCCAGGAGCTGCTAGGGGAACAGCCGACGCATCTGAAGGGTAAGGGGGACTCGTGAAGCCTGTGTTCCCAGGGGGTAGTTGATCTGCTGGGGCAAGAAGCAGTTGTGCTGGTGAAGGTGCGAATAAAGGAAGCGATTGCTGGATGTCACTGGGAGGAGCAAATACAGGAAGAGCCTGCTGGACTTCACAGGGAGGCGCGAATAGAGACACAGGCTGCTGCTGCAGGTTGAGTGGAGGAGCAAGTGTCGGGACACTGAAGTCCTGGAGGTCCACCAGTGCCATGGCTTCAGGTGTCAGATGAAGGCTGGCAGCTGGAGAGGCGTCCAAAGGAATGAGAGGTTGTAAAGAGGGGTCCAAGGTAATGGCTTCAGGAGATTGTTCCAGAATGGCTGCTTCAGGAAGTGGTTCCAGAGTAACCGCTTCAGGAGGTGGTTCTAGAAGGGCTACTTCAGAAAGCGGTTCCAAAATAGCTGCTTGAGGAGATGGTTCCAGAATGGCTGCTTCGGGAAGTGGTTCCAGAGTCGCTGCTTCAGGAGGTGGTTCTAGAAGAGCCACTTCAGAAAGCGGTTCCAAAATAGCTGCTTGAGGAGATGGTTCCAGAATGGCTGCTTTGGGAAGTGGTTCCAGAGTCGCTGCTTCAGGAGGTGGTTCTAGAAGAGCCACTTCAGAAAGCGGTTCCAAAATAGCTGCTTCAGGAGGTTGTCCCACTGCGGCTGCTTCAGGAGGCAATGTTCCACTGACAGTGTGTGCTTCTGGTTGAACATTTGGTACGAGTTCCAATTGAGGTTCAGGCATAAGACCTGCTTGAAGTTCGGGTTGGACTTCTGCCTGGGGTCCTGGTGCAAACATCACTTCAGCTTCAGGTACAAATTCCACTTCAGAAATGGGTTCCACTTGCGTTTCAGGGGCCAGTTCCACCTCGGATTTAGGTACGTGTTCTGCTGCAAGTTCTGGTGGAATCGCAGGTTCCACTTGTGGTGGAGGTACAAGCTCCACTGCGGGCTCTGTCTGAGGTTCAGGCACTGCTTCTGGCTGATGGAGTTGATGGAGTATCACAGGCTGTGAAATGGAGAAGGAGTCGGCAGGAAAGACGGAGAAGGAGTCAGCAGGGAAGTCTGGCGTAGGTTCAGGAGGTGCGGGTTCAGCCTCAGGTTCTTGAGTCTGTGGTTCCGGCTCAGGTTCCGGTTCCGGTTCTGGTTGAGATTCGGGAACCGCTAGAGGCTCAGATACGGCCTGAGGGTGAGGCAGGTGGTTAAAAGCAGAAGCAgcgtcagaaacacacacatgcgcatgcgcacgcgcacacacacacacacacatacacacagcagatTGCAGGTAATTCAATCAGGATACAGCAAGCACAAGCAAAGTTGCAAGGTAAACCACAACATCTGGTTGATCTTCATTttcagtctgtctgtcactAAGTTCTTCACTGTGGTtcttcaaataaaaaaatgtcaaattgtaagaaaatacatttatgtacatatgtcttatgtacataacatacgtCTTCACTTAGGGCACTCAAGTCCTTTAgatcaggggtccccaaccttttatgtaccatggaccggtttgattcccattttttttttcacggaccggttggggggagggggggggggggggggggttcgggggttccatgttccgtgttgtgcatgcattacttgaaaagaactagctccagttatgcatgaacagtgaaggtaacgaactcttaaaaatgtgaaaaacgtgaacttgaagaagtgaaaattgaacaatatgaactatgaaaattgaacaacttgaagctacatctatcatgtgtgaacatgcttaacaaaatttggtaacaaaacatgggaactaaacgtgcattacgaatataatcagggggagccctgtgcttgtttccctgcaacaagaaggttccatctggggatgatggaagacagtgacaccctcagtgtgtttgaaatgtccagtcgattgcgcaatttggtgttagttgcagtcattgctgaaaacccggcctcgcatagatacgtggtgggaaatggtagcaacgttttcagcgcttttacagCTAT
Encoded proteins:
- the sec31a gene encoding protein transport protein Sec31A isoform X6, with the translated sequence MKLKEINRTAIQAWSPAQQHPVYLATGTSAQQLDASFSTSASLEIFQLDLTDPTLDMKTSGTFSSPHRYHQLAWGPHGIGSDGHPSGVLIAGGENGNIILYDPAKILDGSSDVVIDQSTKHTGPVRALDVNPFQTNLFASGGNESEIYIWDLNSFSSPMTPGPKSQPLEDVSCVAWNGQVQHILASASPSGRASIWDLRKNDLIIKVSDHSNRMHCSGLAWHPEVATQLALASEDDRMPVIQMWDLRFATSPLKVLENHTRGVLAIAWSLADPELLLSCGKDNRILCWDPNTAEVLYELPTSSQWCFDIQWCPRNPALLSAAAFDGHISVYSIMGGKNDAVSLKQADQISTSFGNLDPFGTGQTLPPLQLPQAPTAPSTVTPLKKPPKWIRRPVGASFAFGGKLVSLENGNPLPQPTQQPLPRVVHVSQVVTETAFLERSGQLQATLSAGSFAEFCQTKIEAAPSEFEKAVWSFLKVNFEDDSRGKYLELLGYKKEELALKIAEALEKKDSQPAEAVSEPLAVPESQPEPEPEPEPEPQTQEPEAEPAPPEPTPDFPADSFSVFPADSFSISQPVILHQLHQPEAVPEPQTEPAVELVPPPQVEPAIPPELAAEHVPKSEVELAPETQVEPISEVEFVPEAEVMFAPGPQAEVQPELQAGLMPEPQLELVPNVQPEAHTVSGTLPPEAAAVGQPPEAAILEPLSEVALLEPPPEAATLEPLPKAAILEPSPQAAILEPLSEVALLEPPPEAATLEPLPEAAILEPSPQAAILEPLSEVALLEPPPEAVTLEPLPEAAILEQSPEAITLDPSLQPLIPLDASPAASLHLTPEAMALVDLQDFSVPTLAPPLNLQQQPVSLFAPPCEVQQALPVFAPPSDIQQSLPLFAPSPAQLLLAPADQLPPGNTGFTSPPYPSDASAVPLAAPGFGLAPMEVPAPQIDLASSVDLSFPPVAQLPVNECIPQDVQPPVLDTVPGIVSSPAPEPVPAVGILPVPEPLPVVGISPVSQLLPVVGISPVPESIPAVAVPPVPQCIPAADLSAPPPEVPVVDPSPPVPLHPVPMFTPGAPSQQLSQACDLSDRAEGAPEPRVVMQAPAPEPVVDLPGDTQEPVVPAPSEEERTLQEWEPEEEVELQLEEDMLPEPEPVAVVEPEMEEEKEEKEEEEEAADDLIEEPLEDPTEDISTGPAEPAREPEVAVEPPAPAPSVSEPVKLKVSKEVDGLITQALLTGDFESAVDLCLHDNRMADSIILAIAGGPELLERTQKKYFLKTQTKITKLISAVVMRDWLDILQTCELHSWREALAAVMTYAKPEDFSNLCGLLGSRLEQAEDLSLQAQACLCYICAGSVEKLVTCWTKAQESQCPLSLQDLVEKVVILRQAVERTHGAQASTMGTMLAQKMGQYASLLASQGSLDTALAYLPENSNQEVVERLRDRLSRALGHQAAPVTATPQAPSAHPAPTNMPTARPAAAPAYAYNQQHSAQPVPAPAPAHTAPQYYQQFRSASTVTSWSNQTPTVLPSAPRPLGPAPEPQVDPSVPPFGLQAPVSAAPPASSAPGYMHSQQYPQRPQNGWNDPPNLTRGPKKKKVLDNYAPPAPITAPIMSPLGEPQPQAPTGPPQPYPQPGLQAPYAPMQHHPPQGVAPAPGPPSVPLMNLQGAPGAPTGDRIQPMQKLPAEKVSKKPIPQEHMMLKTTFEGLVQKCLAAASDPQTKRKLDVANKRLEMLYDKLREQSLSPAIVGGLHNMARSIESRAYTDGLNIHTHIVSSSNFSEISAFMPVLKVLLTEAIKLGV